One Peromyscus leucopus breed LL Stock chromosome 2, UCI_PerLeu_2.1, whole genome shotgun sequence DNA window includes the following coding sequences:
- the LOC114683784 gene encoding LOW QUALITY PROTEIN: mitochondrial ribosome-associated GTPase 2-like (The sequence of the model RefSeq protein was modified relative to this genomic sequence to represent the inferred CDS: inserted 1 base in 1 codon), whose amino-acid sequence MIPTRLLLARSSTVLGVSKWAPSTWAALKLSQLHSLQASSRLFSLGTVDHAKHQEASGKKLLSEKKLKRHFVDHRRVLVRGGNGGSGMSCFHSEPRKEFGGPDGGDGGNGGHIILRVDQQVKSLSSVSSQYQGLSGEDGGSKNCFGRSGAALYVXGDEYIAALGGAGGKGNRFFLANDNRAPVTCTPGQPGQERVLYLELKTMAHAGMVGFPNAGKSSLLRAISNAKPAVASYPFTTLNPHVGIVHYEGHQQVAVADIPGIIRGAHQNKGLGLSFLRHIERCHFFLFVVDLSLPEPWTQVNDLKYELEKYEEGLSGRSHVIIANKIDLPQARAHLPQLQARLGQEVIALSALTGENLEQLLLHLKVLHDAHMDAELEQGRQPFRW is encoded by the exons ATGATACCTACCAGACTTCTTTTGGCAAGGTCCTCCACTGTGTTGGGTGTTTCAAAGTGGGCTCCATCCACATGGGCTGCCCTGAAGCTCAGCCAGCTCCATTCACTGCAGGCATCATCTAGATTGTTCTCTCTGGGCACTGTAGACCATGCTAAGCACCAAGAGGCCTCCGGAAAGAAGCTGCTGTCAGagaaaaaactgaaaagacaTTTTGTGGATCACCGGAGAGTTCTAGTCCGTGGAGGAAATGGAGGATCCGGCATGAGCTGTTTCCACAGTGAACCCCGCAAGGAGTTTGGAGGTCCTGATGGCGGGGATGGAGGAAATGGTGGACACATCATTCTGAGAGTTGACCAGCAGGTGAAGTCCTTGTCCTCGGTCTCGTCCCAGTACCAGGGTCTCAGTGGAGAAGATGGTGGCAGTAAAAACTGCTTTGGGCGGAGTGGTGCCGCCCTCTACG CAGGAGACGAGTACATTGCTGCACTGGGAGGTGCAGGAGGAAAAGGCAATCGCTTCTTCCTGGCCAATGACAACCGTGCCCCTGTTACTTGTACCCCTGGACAACCGGGTCAGGAGCGGGTCCTCTACCTGGAGCTCAAGACAATGGCCCATGCTGGGATGGTTGGCTTCCCCAATGCTGGGAAATCTTCTCTCCTTCGAGCCATTTCAAATGCAAAGCCTGCCGTAGCTTCCTACCCATTCACCACCTTGAACCCTCACGTGGGGATCGTTCACTATGAAGGCCACCAACAGGTAGCAGTGGCAGACATCCCAGGCATCATCCGAGGTGCACACCAGAACAAGGGCCTGGGGCTCAGCTTCCTCAGGCATATTGAACGTTgtcacttcttcctgtttgtggtaGATCTTTCCTTGCCTGAGCCGTGGACTCAggttaatgatttaaaatatgaaCTAGAGAAGTATGAAGAAGGCCTATCTGGGAGGTCCCATGTGATCATCGCAAATAAGATTGATCTCCCGCAGGCCAGAGcccacctgccccagctccaAGCCCGCCTAGGACAGGAAGTCATCGCCTTGTCAGCACTGACTGGAGAGAACCTGGAGCAGCTGCTTCTGCACCTGAAGGTGCTGCACGATGCTCACATGGACGCCGAGCTGGAGCAGGGCCGCCAGCCCTTCAGGTGGTAG